The DNA sequence TATGGTATCGTCAGGACTGAGATTTAATGCTTCAATGACTTTACTGGGTTGTTCTTCTGCTTCTCTACTCGGACGCTCTAACCAGAGAAATTCTTGATGCCCCATCACCTTCGCTATTTCCCTACCAAGATAATATTTGCCGATACCATCTCTGTTATGTAATGCTCGATATTCATAGTATTGATTATCTGTTGCTTGTACGGGTTCGTAAACAAGGGACGATGCGAACATTACCAGACTAAAAACAAAGATAAAGATAACAGAGATAATGATGTTTAAGTGTTTCATTTAGAGATTAAGAGATAATTGACCGATAAGAATATTACTTTTACCGCCACGATGATATTTTAAATGACAGGTATTACAAAGAGCTACTAAATTTTCTGGTCTGTTATCTTCTGGTATTCTGTTCCAGTGATGCACTTGCAGAGAGCGACCTCTACTTGATTTATTTTTGAAGTCTGTACCGCATTGACTACACTTCCAATCGGCTTTTTGTTTGACTGCTGTAGCTATTTCTCTCCAATCTTTGGTATATCTACTCATTTGATCATCCCTAAGTCTGTGTCTATTTTAGGGCTTTTTTCTTACGAATTAGTGGACAAAGCAAAAATAGTGCGATCTCAATCTCATCTTTCATTCAAATAGTTTCCCCCATAAAGGGAGAAAATCATTTATTACACTAGATGCGATCACCTTCGGTGGTGCTGTGCGATCGCAGTCTATGTTCTGATAAAGAAGGTTAAGCAAAGCCTTTACCCTTTTTCCTTGGTATCCCTGAAATATA is a window from the Cyanobacterium sp. Dongsha4 genome containing:
- a CDS encoding HNH endonuclease, translated to MSRYTKDWREIATAVKQKADWKCSQCGTDFKNKSSRGRSLQVHHWNRIPEDNRPENLVALCNTCHLKYHRGGKSNILIGQLSLNL